Genomic DNA from Oncorhynchus clarkii lewisi isolate Uvic-CL-2024 chromosome 28, UVic_Ocla_1.0, whole genome shotgun sequence:
GAGCACTTCCTAGTAGGCCTAATGTTAGAGCACTTCCTAGTAGGCCTAATGTTAGAGCACTTCCTAGTAGGCCTAACGTTAGAGCACTAACGTGGTATTCACATCTTCAAAGGTAGGCTGTTTATTAGGACTTGATTCATTTGCCATATGTTTCCAGCAGGAACTCCCTCCTCTTTAAACGTTTAATTAAACACCTCATTGCCAATTAAGGCTAATTCGGGGAAGGCTTGACAGGAGGACTGAAGTACTGTAGCACACTATAATGTGTAGGATAACCATGAAGGATGTATTTATTCAACTTTTGATTAAGGATTAACACAGTTACTTGATAAAGTTAAAATATTCTCATGGGCTTCCTTTCTTCCAACTCATTTCAGATGACTATCCTAATGATCTCAGATCTCCATTtttttcaacctttatttaaccaggtttctaCTTTTATCTGTTGATTAATAGTTGGAGTAGAGAAACATACAATTTTGTATGACACTGGGCAAAAACTACCTTAAATTAAACTTAAATTAAGCCCTGACCCCCCATTTTGGATGTGAGATAAATATAGTACTTTGTAAAGTCCAGTAGAATGCAGTACATCACACAGATGTGGCTGGACCAGAGGTATGCAACATGGGTTCCTGGGAGCCACAATGTCTGCTGATATGTACACATCTAACTCAAATAACTTGTAccgctgcacattgatctggtactggtactccctgtatgtaattcctttcttgtgtattttattgtattcctCTTGTGTTAGTTACTATTTCATTTGGTATTATTATATTTAAACTATGCCTAATTGGGAAAGGTTTGtatgcaagcatttcactgtaaagtctacaccagttgtattctgCACATGTGACATATATCATTTGAttttctcttctccctcacaCTGGTACTTAATTGACCTAATCCCTTAATGTCACTGATTGGTCTGAGAGTGAAGGCATTAGGATTCCCCAGTCTAAATCAGTTGCTATATTATACTGTGGTTCTTAATGGTATAATTCCTCACCCCTCTGGGCTGTCCAAATGGTGGACTGGCTGGTGGGTCATGGCTGATTCATTTTTCAAACCATAGTGCGAaaggtttggaaaccactgttGGTCGACTTCAGTGACTGACTACTGATATGAGATTTGTCAGAAAATCGCCATTGTCCAGCTCCAGCATAATCCCAGTCATCTTTTCACCCTCATGCTCAGTTTCCTGGAGCatatcttaaagggatactttaagattttggcaatgaggatGTCGGGGATCGTTCCTTgttccttgttccttgtcaaGCATTTGCTTATTGGTGAAATCAGCAGTCAGACAATATCTTCTTTAAGCAAATCAATCAAACCTTTatttaatgcaattgcagacagaagttgacaacaggAACATAGCACACATGTTTCAGAGTAAGTTCTGCAACCCACCTAAGGGCACAGCTGATTTTATACATGTGATCACTCCCTGGTGGTGTGATCACCTAGTCAATATATGTGTGTATCAATAAGCTGAGGTTACCTTATAAAGCAACCTAGTACAGTAGCTTCTCTGAATTTATTAGACTGGGACAATTCTAATTGAAACACGCCCCTCGTAAAAGCAACCCACGCAAATCAGTCAGTAAGATTCCATGTTGAATGAGTGAATGCAAgacaaaccaaaaccaaaaccaaaagaCCAATTGGCTTACAATAGAGTGATAAGTGGAATCACCAATAATAATTATGTTACAATGCAATGTTCTAAAGGAACTCTGACAGATCCCGCCCATTATATTTTCTGCGTCCTGAAAGTGAAAGGTACTCTAGCGATAAGTTTCATTTCTGATGAAACGAGTGACCCAGTGACGTCGTAGATCAGCCTTTGTAAAACTCCGTTTTTCTGACCCTTGTCTTGTATCTGCCCTGTGTACTGGTTATGTGTATGTAGGCTACAGGAAGCACCTTTTACTTAGTTTCAATCCTGGGATCTGTTGACAGaaaagagagaaacaaacacagtCAAGACTAGATTCTGGTGGTAGGCTGCACAAGAAGGTGAGTGAGATGTTTTATTGGAACTCGTTTTATTTTGATGTGAGGACGTATTACATCATCATTACattagcgtttcaatcggtgacgtcactcgctctgaagCCTTAAAGTAGTGGTTCCACTTACTTTGCAATGGGCGCGGCTTTTGTGGCGCAATGGGtgacgatgcttcgtgggtgactgttgtgtgtgtgcagagggtctCTAGTTCGGGGCTAGGGACATAAGTAAAACTGTTACATTTACAAGTTTCCAAATGTTATTTTGGAAAACCTCATCATACATATTGGGACATATTGTTCTGATATAGTTACAGTTCACTCCAAAATAAAAGTTTGTCTAATATCTTCTGGCATTTTTAGTGCTAACATTTTCAGACCTACCTTTTTTGGGGAAATCCTAAAACGTTAAACCTATTGCCAACCACAAGAAATAAGCTACAGATACAGACTATACATACAGTGTAATGTGAGGACTTATTAACTCATATTACATTATTGGGACAAAGGTCCGATATAGTGACAGTTAACTTCAAAATGAAAGTTTGTCAGATATTTTCTGATGTTTTGGGGGAAGCTCCTAAAACCTTTAATGTATTCCCGAGCACTAGAAATAAGTTACAgatgtatttatttgtttattaattTATTGAAAAAATGTACAAATGTTGACACTATTTGTTTTGTCTTAGGTCGACCATGGTTGGAAGGGGCATCCTGGGTTGTTTCAtcttgtgtctgtctctgacctcaGTATGCGCTGTCAGAGGAACCCTTAGTTCAATAAAGGACCTCAAGGGAATAGAGTTTGGTCACACCTCTCCTCGACACGGCCTCATGCTGCTCCACTGGCTAGCCAACAACATTCGCATTGACAACAACGGCAACATGAGACTCAATTTCAACCCAACCAGGGGAGACAATGGCTTTCATTTCTATGGAAACAGACCACCTTCATTACCTATTCTGCATCCTGAAAGCGGAAGTTACTACTCACTAGGGAATATGAACAGTAATGGCTCAAGGGCACTTCCTGATTATGTAACTCGAAGATTCTACAACTCAAGGGGACCTGAGAACAACAGGGACAGGGTCATACTCAGAGTTAGGGAGGATGGGTCCAATCAGTTCATAGTGGACGAGGTCTATGTCACACAGCACTATCAACAAAATGAAAACAGAGGAAGTGGCTATGATCCAGCCAATACATACCGTGTCAATGTCAGCCTCCTTAGACAAATCCAACGTCTCGCAACCATTGGCCAAAATGACATTCCACGTATATATAATGTAGAGATCAACCACAACAGTCTGCAAGACCTGGAAAACATTTGGGGACATACACCTGGTCTGGCACTTCTTCTGGCAATTGTTTTGTCCTTAACACTTCCCAAACTCAAAGGCCGTTGTGCGCGGGCAGTTGAAACCCAAAGTGTCATGGAGGATAAGGATAATACATTGATTAAGCTTGAGGTGAAAACCACAGATAGAGGAAAAGCCAGGATCATCTGGAGTGGGATCCCCAAGAGGCTATTAGACCAGCGTGTAATGGTGGTTCTTCATAGGAACAATAACAGTGACAGTAAGAGCGAGCTGGACAGCTCGTCAGTCGGGGGCAAAGCCTCTGGAAGCTATAACACCTCAGTACCCCTTAACCCTGGTCTCCAGGTCCGGCTCCATAAGGAGGTAAAAAAATGGTGGAATTACTTGTGGTTTGGGTCCACTATCGGAGAGGAGATCTGGAGAGGTTCTGAGTTTCACGATGCCAACAGAGAGATTCCTGTTGATATTAATGGACATGACGCCAGTCTGCAGCTCTTCGTAAAGGATGGAAAGGCCTGCGCTCGTCTGTATGTAAAGAAATCCTTCACTGCCTGGAAGAAAACGTTTCATAACTCCTGGGTTGGGTTCTACTCTTCCCTTAACAAATCCATGCTCAACTATAATACCTGGAAATGGGCAGTGTCTTTTTCTAAGGAAATACGATCAGATTTGGAGGATGTACCTGAGCATGATGTCTATGTGTATTACTCCAGTATGGTCATGTCTCCTGGGGTCCAGGCCAGATTCATGCTGCAGAGAAGATCCAGTGAAGTAGCCCGTACTCTGCCCTGGGAGAGAGTTGAGCTCAGCGCGACCAGACCATATCACAGAGAGCTTTAGAGATGAGCTGTTATTACTGTTTTTACTGTTATTACTGTTTTTTACTGTTATTGAGTTATTTAGGTTACTTATCCACTCCAAATACATTTGTATCACTTTCCAGTAACTCATAAGACTCTTGACAGAATATTGATGAGGTAAAGTGTATTTTGAATGAGTTATGATAGGATTTAGCTTTGGCCGGGCCATCCAATCCCAGCCCACTACAccgtccttcctccctctcctttctcccttcaCACCTGGAGTATGTGTTGTTCTACTGAGAACAGAAGTCGTTCCCGGACTCTTAATTACGTTCCCGGACTCTTAATTACGTTATTTAGCTGACATGTCCCATGTCCATGCTACATGATTCAGACCCCATGACGCTGAAATGTCAGTGTGAGCTTATttccctcccccacctccctttTGAATgaccagtgtagtgtagtgcagtgcagCATGTGTgcttgtttctgtgtgtgtgtaagagagagatggagagagattacCCTGTACTTTTAATTACCCATCATAATTCATGGATCTATTAACCATGGGCCTACAGTATTAACCTCTGGTGGGTTTGGTGTGGTAATCCAGAGTTTGTGTTGATTGAACCAGTGTTTGCCTAGTGGGTAGTCTGTGTTGGGATGGTCACAGGTAGATCTGTAACAATcgcagata
This window encodes:
- the LOC139387317 gene encoding uncharacterized protein, with translation MVGRGILGCFILCLSLTSVCAVRGTLSSIKDLKGIEFGHTSPRHGLMLLHWLANNIRIDNNGNMRLNFNPTRGDNGFHFYGNRPPSLPILHPESGSYYSLGNMNSNGSRALPDYVTRRFYNSRGPENNRDRVILRVREDGSNQFIVDEVYVTQHYQQNENRGSGYDPANTYRVNVSLLRQIQRLATIGQNDIPRIYNVEINHNSLQDLENIWGHTPGLALLLAIVLSLTLPKLKGRCARAVETQSVMEDKDNTLIKLEVKTTDRGKARIIWSGIPKRLLDQRVMVVLHRNNNSDSKSELDSSSVGGKASGSYNTSVPLNPGLQVRLHKEVKKWWNYLWFGSTIGEEIWRGSEFHDANREIPVDINGHDASLQLFVKDGKACARLYVKKSFTAWKKTFHNSWVGFYSSLNKSMLNYNTWKWAVSFSKEIRSDLEDVPEHDVYVYYSSMVMSPGVQARFMLQRRSSEVARTLPWERVELSATRPYHREL